In a single window of the Cucumis melo cultivar AY chromosome 11, USDA_Cmelo_AY_1.0, whole genome shotgun sequence genome:
- the LOC103498961 gene encoding dirigent protein 20-like produces the protein MTPSISATHFLFLLLILSSSIAYSQQDEAFFVKKSMDKKLLGLETEQLSHLRLYWHDVLSGENPTSIEIVPPISDKFISGFGYIRMIDNALTEEQDRSSKLLGRAQGLYASASQDKVALLMAMNFVFTSGKYNGSSISLYGRNPWLENVRELSVIGGSGLFRFARGYATLHTVEIDIAKGNAVVEYNIYIFHYADSIALF, from the coding sequence atgacacCTTCAATCTCAGCCACCCATTTCCTCTTCCTCTTGCTTATCCTCTCTTCCTCCATAGCTTATTCACAACAAGATGAAGCTTTCTTCGTTAAAAAATCCATGGATAAGAAGCTTCTAGGCCTTGAAACAGAGCAACTAAGCCATTTGCGACTATATTGGCACGACGTTTTAAGTGGCGAAAATCCGACTTCGATAGAAATCGTACCCCCAATTTCAGACAAATTCATTTCAGGATTCGGCTACATTAGAATGATCGACAATGCGTTGACAGAGGAACAAGATCGAAGTTCGAAACTATTGGGAAGAGCTCAAGGATTGTATGCATCAGCTTCACAAGACAAAGTTGCATTGTTAATGGCTATGAATTTTGTGTTTACAAGTGGGAAATACAATGGAAGCTCCATTTCGTTATATGGAAGGAATCCATGGTTGGAGAACGTTAGAGAGTTGTCAGTAATTGGAGGAAGTGGACTGTTTAGGTTTGCAAGAGGGTATGCTACACTTCATACTGTTGAGATTGATATTGCTAAAGGGAATGCTGTTGTTGAGTACAACATTTACATATTCCATTATGCAGATTCCATCGCGTTGTTTTAA